In Salisediminibacterium beveridgei, one DNA window encodes the following:
- a CDS encoding metal ABC transporter permease, with amino-acid sequence MNQIVFFIDQLLNYPYLQNALMAAILVGIICGMIGAFIIMRGMALMGDAISHAVLPGVVIAYMVGASFFVGAVITGVLTALLIGFISQNSRIKEDSSIGIMFTAMFALGIVMITGMSGSSVDLWHILFGNVLAVSRGDVIISIGIGIVVLLMIIVFYRPLLLTTFDPVMARASGLPVKGIHYLLMLLLSLVTVASLQTVGIILVVAMLITPASTAYLLTDRFSVMIFLSSVFGVAAAVSGLYFSVIYDVSSGASIVLASSFMFLLAFFFAPKRGLVIRWMQDHKPDSARAS; translated from the coding sequence ATGAATCAAATTGTCTTTTTCATTGACCAGTTGTTGAATTACCCTTATTTACAAAATGCCTTGATGGCAGCAATACTGGTAGGGATTATTTGCGGCATGATCGGGGCCTTTATCATTATGCGCGGTATGGCTCTGATGGGTGACGCGATTTCACATGCTGTGCTCCCTGGCGTTGTTATTGCTTATATGGTGGGTGCCAGTTTCTTCGTTGGTGCAGTTATCACCGGTGTTCTGACTGCGCTTTTAATCGGCTTCATCTCCCAAAATAGCCGGATCAAAGAAGACTCTTCGATCGGGATTATGTTTACTGCAATGTTTGCACTGGGCATCGTGATGATTACAGGTATGTCCGGCAGCAGCGTGGATTTATGGCATATCCTCTTCGGTAATGTTTTGGCTGTTTCCCGGGGAGACGTGATTATCAGTATCGGTATAGGCATCGTTGTCTTATTGATGATCATTGTATTTTACAGACCATTGCTATTAACCACGTTTGATCCTGTAATGGCAAGGGCATCCGGACTTCCTGTGAAAGGGATTCATTACCTGTTAATGCTGCTATTATCACTTGTTACCGTGGCATCTTTGCAAACAGTGGGTATTATCCTTGTTGTGGCAATGTTGATCACACCGGCGTCTACAGCTTATCTGTTAACAGACCGGTTTTCTGTCATGATCTTTCTTTCGTCCGTATTCGGCGTTGCGGCTGCAGTTTCGGGCCTTTATTTTTCAGTTATTTATGATGTGTCATCAGGTGCATCAATCGTATTGGCTTCGTCGTTTATGTTTCTACTGGCATTCTTTTTCGCACCGAAACGTGGACTTGTGATTCGATGGATGCAGGATCATAAACCTGACTCTGCACGAGCTTCCTGA